From Dromaius novaehollandiae isolate bDroNov1 chromosome 15, bDroNov1.hap1, whole genome shotgun sequence, a single genomic window includes:
- the LOC112994365 gene encoding ovomucoid-like, with protein sequence MSAMKITGIFVLLTLAVLCLANAAKKDEVDCSEYKSLQARRPIYCERLYQPFCGSDGKTYNNKCSFCKAVLRSRGALHMKQAGAC encoded by the exons ATGTCTGCTATGAAGATAACAGGCATTTTTGTGCTCCTCACCCTAGCAGTTCTTTGCTTAGCAA ATGCTGCCAAAAAGGATGAG GTAGACTGCAGTGAATACAAGAGTTTACAGGCAAGAAGACCTATTTACTGTGAAAGGCTCTATCAACCTTTTTGCGGCTCTGATGGGAAAACCTATAACAACAAATGTTCTTTCTGCAAAGCAGTTCT gagaagcagaggTGCTTTACACATGAAGCAAGCAGGTGCATGCTGA